In Risungbinella massiliensis, a single window of DNA contains:
- a CDS encoding YndJ family protein — MTFRKIALTHTILFLVVAFVSVSPWYYLMLTAAQLIYVPLALHLIMKKGDWFNRLYPYISTPAYLSIVILQVTSQTAWDGLLATIYFLFTFFVAVYGFTRFLNRGFAHLEECSIDIGLMYLWIGGAWFLAHEANIDTGFSPIIRWLTGIHFHHSAFLLPIFVGFLGRLSKSTLYKVTCSIILISPIIVALGITFSRWLELISVILYIIGIYGLIFLSWKAPIHHVVAKVLIRFSFAALGVTILFSFLYALGNVWREFTITIDFMLRFHGLLNGFVFAFIGLIGWSLFTPLSKMDRWDFPISKIRGKKVIGERILEDIKDRNKDTFSYKGLVDNMHSYEPEVCYESLSPTILDFYENTNNYRLFAEVKWRTWFKPFVLIYRLISRYVQQLNLPLSSDKKEMTGNIYPIQDEMDGRNNTRSWVRKMEDEVVFVALYSSHQKQNHTYMNIALPLPWSSMIGILELKQYGKELILTSKSNLEKADSDSGIYLAIHNYLLKLPIHEQFNLMEIRKGVLKAQHNMWIFSIPFLTIDYFISHRNAKELLP; from the coding sequence ATGACATTTCGTAAAATCGCTCTAACACACACTATTTTGTTTTTAGTCGTAGCTTTTGTTAGTGTCTCTCCTTGGTATTATTTGATGTTAACTGCCGCTCAGCTCATTTATGTTCCTCTTGCCTTACACCTGATCATGAAAAAAGGGGACTGGTTTAATCGGTTATATCCGTATATATCTACACCGGCTTATCTTTCCATTGTGATACTTCAGGTGACTTCTCAAACTGCATGGGATGGGCTTCTAGCAACAATTTATTTCCTCTTTACCTTTTTTGTAGCTGTTTACGGTTTCACTCGTTTCTTAAATAGAGGCTTTGCTCATCTAGAAGAATGTTCTATAGATATCGGATTAATGTATCTATGGATCGGAGGGGCTTGGTTTTTGGCTCATGAAGCCAATATCGATACGGGATTCTCTCCCATTATTAGATGGCTTACAGGTATTCACTTTCACCATTCTGCATTCCTGCTACCTATTTTTGTTGGGTTTCTTGGAAGACTATCTAAATCAACTTTATATAAAGTAACTTGTAGTATTATCCTAATATCTCCTATTATTGTAGCGTTAGGGATCACCTTTTCTAGATGGTTAGAACTCATTTCTGTTATTCTCTACATCATCGGAATTTATGGTCTTATCTTTTTATCTTGGAAAGCACCCATCCATCATGTTGTAGCTAAGGTCTTGATCCGCTTCTCTTTTGCTGCTTTAGGAGTAACGATTCTATTTTCATTCCTATATGCTCTTGGAAATGTATGGCGTGAATTCACCATTACCATAGACTTCATGTTGCGGTTTCATGGATTGTTAAATGGTTTTGTCTTTGCTTTTATCGGTTTGATCGGCTGGTCCCTGTTCACTCCTTTATCTAAAATGGATCGATGGGACTTTCCAATAAGTAAGATAAGAGGAAAAAAAGTTATTGGAGAAAGAATCTTAGAGGACATTAAGGATCGGAATAAAGACACGTTTTCTTATAAAGGTCTGGTGGATAATATGCACTCGTATGAACCAGAAGTATGTTATGAATCATTATCACCAACTATCCTAGATTTTTATGAAAACACAAACAATTACCGCCTTTTTGCAGAAGTAAAATGGCGTACTTGGTTTAAACCTTTTGTCCTGATCTATCGTTTGATCAGTCGCTATGTACAACAATTAAACTTACCTCTTTCAAGCGATAAGAAAGAAATGACAGGTAACATATATCCAATTCAAGATGAAATGGATGGAAGAAATAACACAAGATCCTGGGTACGGAAAATGGAGGACGAGGTCGTATTTGTAGCTCTGTACTCCTCTCATCAAAAACAAAACCACACTTACATGAATATTGCCTTACCATTACCTTGGTCGTCCATGATTGGGATTTTAGAACTCAAACAATATGGAAAAGAGTTAATACTGACCAGCAAAAGTAACTTAGAGAAAGCAGATTCAGATTCTGGGATATATCTTGCGATACACAATTATCTTTTAAAATTACCTATTCATGAACAATTTAACCTTATGGAAATCAGAAAAGGGGTGCTCAAAGCTCAACACAACATGTGGATCTTTTCTATTCCATTTTTAACAATCGATTATTTTATTTCCCATCGTAATGCAAAAGAGCTACTCCCTTAA